From the genome of Piliocolobus tephrosceles isolate RC106 unplaced genomic scaffold, ASM277652v3 unscaffolded_19802, whole genome shotgun sequence:
GTTAACTGACTTGCCCAAGCTCATACAGCTAATGGGTGGCACAGTTGTAATTCTAGCTATGATGATCATAATACTGATAATTGGAAAATAATCACCTGTTTAGTGCTTTGTAGGCACTTGCTATACTGATGTCATTACTCGGTTTCACTGCCAAGGAAAGTAAGGTTTGTCGAGATACAATGTTTCACTACAGTTGATAGACACCATTTTGGTTCCAGCCTGAGTCTGTCAATCCTCCCTCCCACTTGGAGCTCATAACCTGCTGTTTTCCCTCCCATCCAGGATCTTTGCCCCCAAAGCGGGCGTGCAGACCATGAGATGATTCTAAGATAGCAAGTGTCTGCTAGGCCCTCCCTTGTTGCTGGCCTGTATGCCTCATTGCCCTTGTAGTCTCCCTTCGTTGCTGTGTGGGCAGATGGTGGCCTGAAGTCTTTTCAGGAGGTGGTAAATAATAtagtcaggccgggcgcggtggctcaagcctgtaatcccagcactttgggaggccgagacgggcggatcacgaggtcaggagatcgagaccatcctggctaacacggtgaaaccccgtctctactaaaaatacaaaaaactagccgggcgaggtggcgggtgcctgtagtcccaactactcgggaggctgaggcaggagaatggcgtgaacctgggaggtggagcttgcagtgagctgagatccggccactgcactccagtccgggcgacagagcaagactccgtctcaaaagaaaaataataataataataataataataataatatagtcaGATAGGAACTGAGTCCTAGTTCCACCATGTAACCAGCCACTGGAGGCATGAAATAATCTTTATCAATGAcagtttctacatctgtaaaatgaagacaccACCTACATCAGAGGGCTGTGAgggggaaatcttttttttttgtttgagacggagtctcgctctgttgcccaggctggaatgtagcggtgcaatgtcagctcactgcaacctctacctcctgggttcaagcaattctctgcctcagcctcccgagtagctaggattacagggcacttgccactgcgcccagctaatttttgtatttgttttgtattttgagacgggggtttcatcatgttggccaggctggtcttgaactcctgacctcgtgatcaacccgccttggcctcccaaactgctgggattacaggcgtgagccaccacgcccggcctgtgaGGGGGAATTCTTATAATCCACATAAAACATCTAGCCAGGATCCCCCAGTCTTACggcattcacccattcattcatttgcccAATATGGaaagcctactatgtgccaggtattgtgaAGTGTTGGGGATATGGCAGTGAGCAGAAGAACCCAATCCTCCACCCTCAGGAAGCTGACATTCTCATGAGGGTGACCAGTAAATACTAAGTTGGTATATTATATGATGTCAGTGTTATAGTCTTTAGGGAAGGAAGCAGGCTAAGGGGACAGAGTGACGGGGATGCTGTTTTAGATAAGGGTGGTCAGACCGGGCCTCACTGAGGAGGTGAGGAGGTGATATCTGAGCAGAGATCTTAATGGAGGGAGGGAGCCATTGGGGGAAGGACATTCCTGGAACAGCACATGCAAGGGCCCTGGGCGAGGTGTGCTCTTGGCAAGCTCAAGGAAGAGCTGGTGTGACTGGAGCACAGTGAGTGAGAGAAAGGGGTAGGAGATGTAGGAGATGGTTTTCAGGTGGCCAGGCAATGAAGTAGGACCTTGTAGGCCATGAGGGGGAAGGTCAGTTGCAGTTCTAAATGTGTAAGAAAGCCTTGGGTAATGGGGAGCAGGGAGTGGTGTGATTTCTCAATTAAAGAAAGCCCACAGAACCCACCAGCAACTCCTGGGCTTTCCGACTGGGAGCCCAGGCAGCCAAACAGCAGCAAGGTCCTGCCCACAAGGGAGGGGAGACTGGGCGAGTGTATATACCAAACAGGTTAGGGAAGCTGATTAAAATCTCCTCAGGGCCTAACTGGGAAAGGCCAGAGGAAGCTGGAGATTGGAGTGGGGGGTAGGAGCGAAAGGACATCTGTAAGTTGTACAGGAAAAGGGATGGGGTCAGGGCCACTGTGGTCCTAAGAGCTCAAAAGACTTCAGTGCTTCCTGCGCATGTTCTGAGATCTCACCTCTCTCCCCTTCCACCAAAAGCAAGTGGGGTGAGGGTCCTGTCCAGACTGGACATAGCCGACTCCCATTTTCTCTGGCTGGGAGGCCTGCTGCAAAAGCTCTTGGctgccccaccccctcccccgcaGCTTCCCTGTTCCCTCCCCAGTTCCTCTTGTCTGTAGGGCGGGTAAGGCAGCTGACTCCTACTCCTGAGGTTACCAGAAGTCAGCTGCCTGCAGatctccccacccccatgcctGCCTTCCATGTCTTCTCACCCTGCCTTGACAGTGCTGGAGGGAAGAGGCGAGTCTCCCACCCAGCACTACCAGCACACAGTTGCGCTCCACTATACCGAACCTGACTCTCAGTGAGACTTTGCTGGCCCTGAGAATGCACGGGGAAGGTGGCTGtcccctgcctcggccccccattCCTTGTCAAACCTCCTCAGATGTCTCCCCTGTTTCCCTATTAGCTGAGCATTGAGGATTTCACAGCATATGGCGGTGTGTTTGGAAACAAGCAGGACAGCGCCTTTTCTAATCTAGAGGTAAGAGTCCTCTCCCAGCCAGGGCCCATGGGGGACATTCTGTGCTTCTCCCAGCATAAGAACTGTACTCTTACCTCATATCAGGGTTACTTGGTACTTGGGTCTGAGTTTCCTCTGGGCCGCCTCCCCCGCCTCCCCCtcgcaaacaacaacaacaaaaccacctcATACTCTTAGCAGAGACACTGGCTTTGGGGTAGAAAGGCCTGGGGCCTGAATGTCAGGGGCTGGGGTGTGGGCCACTTTCTTGGTGAGCCTTTGTGGGTATGGCTTGCCAGAGGAGACCTGCCAGAGAGGTTTGGGGGGCTGGCCCAGGCCCACTGGCCCCTGGCTAACTCACCTTTTGCCTCTCCCCTGTCACCAGAATGCCCTGGACCTGGCTCCCTCCTCCCTGGTGCTTCCTGCCGTTGACTGGTATGCAGTCAGCACTCTGACCACTTACCTGCAGGAGAAGCTCAGGGCCAGCCCCTTGCATGTGGACCTGGCCACCCTGCGGGAGCTGAAGCTCAACGCCAGCCTCCCCGCCCTGCTGCTCATTCGCCTGCCCTACACGGCCAGGTACTGCCCACATGGCCCAACCACCAGCCTCGGGGTCCAGagagcagcaaggccctgggctaTGGCATGTGGTGGCACCATTCGGCCAAAGATGCCAGTACTCCCCACCCCCTCACAGCCCTTCTAGAAGGTGCCATGTGTGGCCAGAAGAGGTGGGGAGGGCCTCTTCTGTGATTCAGGAGTTGGTGCCTAGCTCCAGAGATGAGGCACATGTGAGCCCTGTGGGTGGGGAGCCTTCTCACCTAGCCAGGCCCTTGTCACAGAGCAGGTGGCTAGGACTTGAGTGTGACTGAGAAGCCTCGGGTTGAGATGGGCTTCCAGGAGTGGGCACTGAGGTAAGAGTGTGCAGGCTTGGTGAGTGGGGCTAGTGGGGAGGAGAAACTGGGGCGGGGGAAGGGTACTGGCAGCGCAGGTCCAGGCCGCCTGAGGACTCTGGCGTTCTGTTTGTCTTCCATAGCTCTGGTCTGATGGCACCTAGGGAAGTCCTCACAGGCAATGGTGAGTAGAATCAGGGAGGATGCACGTCCTCACCTAGCCCTTGGGCAGGGACCACAGAGACAGTTGGCCTGCAgttcctcagcctcctcactCCCAGGGTGGCCCGCCTGCTTCTCGGGGCAGCTGACAGTGGAGCAGGGAAATGCTGGCTCCCAGGACCAGCCAGGGACCACCTAGCAGAGGACCCTGTCCAGCCAGACCCCACTTGGCAGGGGGGGCCCTCTGTGCCGGACGCTATGGAGCCAGTTTCTGTGCATGCAGTGTGAATCCTTGAGTTATGGATTTAAGAAGACTGCAGACATTTGGAAAAACAATTCTGGGGACTTATCTATTTGCAATAAAGAACAGTCACTCCCCATGAAAAGGCAGTCGCAAACCTTTCATGGGTGGATGCGGAGTTTTCTGTATTGATATGTATTTTCTCATGTCACATAGGTAGGGCTTGGCATTAGGAAGTCAATGACCGAAGCCACAGTTGTCCCTGGGGGAGGCTGGGAACGGGGGTGGGATGAGAAATAGCTGCTCCTAAGGATCCTCAGTGGAAAGTAAAAACACCACTTTCAGATGGTCTAGAAGGTTTCTAAAGCACACGGTGGGGAGTGTTTCTTTACACAGGGTGCCTGGTGACCTGAGTCTCTGCTTTCTTTGTTGACCCTCAGATGAGGTCATCGGGCAGGTCCTGAGCACACTCAAGTCTGAAGATGTCCCGTACACAGCAGCCCTCACAGCGGTCCGCCCTTCCAGGGTATGTGCCCTTCCAGCAGGGGCTCTGGGACATGCAGGGAGAGGCAGTGTGGTGAGTCTGTCTGGAGGTGGGGGGTGTATGCCACAGGCAGGCTGCCCAGGAGGCCCAGCATAGGGGAAGCATCAGGCACAGGACCCCTGTGGTGTGACTATTTGGAGTGGCTTGTCCCTGGGCTGACTCTGGGGGAGGACTAGGATGAGCACTCAAGTGCTGCCTCCCCATTCCAGGGGCAGCTTTCCATCTTGTCCTTTGAGGCTTGTGGGTGGCAGACTTGGACACTAAGTCTAAATGACCCTAAGTTTGAGGGACTAGGAATGTCATCAGGGTTTAGGGGCCATCAGGGAAAGCTTTCTGGAGGAAAGGCCTCCTCTGGCTGGTGGGACTTTGAGATAGTGGACAGGGTGTCCTGTCgggagaggagggagggcatGACAGCTGGGTTGGAGTATGACAGTCTCCCAGGGCTGCTGAAAGAAGGCTGGTTGGGTGTTTCTGCAGGTGGCCCGTGATGTAGCGGTGGTGGCTGAAGGGCTAGGTCGCCAGCTGCTACAAAAACAGCCAATATCACCTGTGATCCATCCTCCTGTGAGTTACAATGACACCGCTCCCCGGATCCTGTTCTGGGCCCAAAACTTCTCTGTGGCGTACAAGGACCAGTGGGAGGACCTGACTCCCCTCACCTTTGGGGTGCAGGAGCTCAACCTGACTGGCTCCTTCTGGAATGACTCCTTTGCCAGGCAAGGGCACTAGGCTGGGAAGGACTGTGCCACCACAGGTGACCTTCCCACCACTGTGAGTCGCAGGTGGGGCAGGGAGCCAGGGTCAGGtctgtgtgttggggtggggatGGCCATGGTCTGGTTGGGGTCTGGGCAGTGTGAGGATGTAGGAGGTGTCATGGCGGGGGGTGCTGTTGGAGGGGAGTTGCTCAGACTTCTGCCTCCCCATGCTTGTGAGTCTTTGGTTGGGACCTTGGTTGTTAACACCTCCCCCTTGAGCAAAACCTCTGGGACTTTCTGTGGGCAAATGCCAGGCCAGCTACCTGAGGCATTTATGGGGCAACCATGCCCTTCTGTTTGCTCTCACCCCCAAAGCCCAGCCCAGGCACCTTAGTGACCCTAAGAGGGAGTAAAAGGAGAGGTAGTGAGCTCAGGGGAACCAGAGGAAGGACCCCCATGCTGGTGGCAAGGGGGACCTGGGTCCTGGCTTCCAGCTCTGTTCTGGGCTTGCAATGTGACTGGAtcctcagttttcctatctgtCAAGTGGGGTCACTGCTTCTTCAGGTGGCTGCAAGGACCCAAGGCAGCTTAGGTAAGAGCAGAGCTGAGGAACTTGTTCCTCTAAGATGCCAAAGGCCCTCCCAGAGCCTCACAGTGcacctctttctctgcctctgcagGCTCTCACTGACCTATGAACGACTCTTTGGTACCACAGTGACATTCAAGTGAGTCCTGGGGTGGTTGAGGTGTGGGTAGGCTGGTgtggccccagcctccccagctcACCTGACATCCCTGCCACCTTCCCCAGGTTCATTCTGGCCAACCGCCTCTACCCAGTGTCTGCCCGGCACTGGTTTACCATGGAGCGCCTCGAAGTCCACAGCAATGGCTCCGTTGCCTACTTCAATGCTTCCCAGGTCACAGGGCCCAGCATCTACTCCTTCCACTGCGAGTATGTCAGCAGCCTGAGCAAGAAGGGCAGTCTCCTCGTGGCCCGCACGCAGCCCTCCCCCTGGCAGATGATGCTTCAGGACTTCCAGGTATGGCGCAGGGGTGGCCCAGCTTCAGGTGGGGGAGCCCAGGCTGGTGGTTGAGAGACGAAGAGAGGCTTGGGCTTGGGCATGTAGTTGAGAGTCCTGTCTCTGCTCTGCCCTTGTCCCAGTCCTTGCTGGGCCTCCCAACGGTCCTTTCTGACCCATGTCTGTGTGTCTGCCAGATCCAGGCTTTCAATGTGATGGGGGAGCAGTTCTCCTATGCCAGCGACTGTGCCAGCTTCTTCTCCCCCGGCATCTGGATGGGGCTGCTGACCTCCCTGTTCATGCTCTTCATCTTCACCTACGGCCTGCACATGATCCTCAGCCTCAAGACCATGGATCGCTTTGATGACCACAAGGGCCCCACCATTTCTTTGACCCAGATTGTCTGACCCTATGCCAGTGGGGGGTTGAGGGTGGGACAGTGTCCGTGTTGTTGCTTTCCCACCCTGCAGCACACTGGACTGAAGAGCTTCCCTCTTCCTACCGCAGCATGAACCCCAAGCTCCCCTCAGCCCATCTTGCTCCCTCTTCAGCCCGCTGAGGAGCTTTCCTGGGCTGCCCCCATCTCTCCCAACAAGGTGTACATATTCTGCGTAGATGCTAGACCAACCAGCTTCCCAGGCTTAGTCGCTGTGAGGCGTAAGGGACGTGAATTCTAGGGTCCCCTTTCTCCTTATTTATTCTTGTGTCTACATCATCCCTGGCTGTGGATAGTGTTTTTGTGTAGCAAATGCTCCCTCTTTAAGGTTATAGGGCTCCCTGACTTTGGGGTGTGGAAGTTCTACTCAACTGTCCTGCTTGGCTGTCGTTATCGTTTTCTGGTGATATTGTGCTAACAATAAGCAGTACACTGGGGTTTATTTCTGTGGCCTGAGAAGGAAGGCACTTCCACAGGTGGGCTGGGTGCGATCGTCGGCTGTCTGGCATGTTCCCACCGGAAGTGCCTGGCAGGAGCAGGGGGTGCTTGGTTGTTTCCTTCCTAATAAAGTAAACGCGGATCGCCATGCGTTGGGCCTCTTGTCGCTCATTTCTGCGCTGAGCTTTTGGCGCGTGCTCGCCGGAGGTATGCGGGAGGATGGAGCCTGGCGAGGGGGAGGCTAGGAGGCATCCGCGGNNNNNNNNNNNNNNNNNNNNNNNNNNNNNNNNNNNNNNNNNNNNNNNNNNNNNNNNNNNNNNNNNNNNNNNNNNNNNNNNNNNNNNNNNNNNNNNNNNNNGGGGGCCGTGGCGCCGGGGGCCGCCTCCGCGCGGTGGGGGGGCCGCCCCCTGCTGCCGCAGCTGCGCGCGTCCGGTCGCGGGGCCGCGCCGAGACTCccggggggcggggcgggcgcgcgctgggcggggcggggcgggttGGGCGGGGCGCGCGCGGCTCCCGCGCATGGATCCTTCCCGGGCCGCAGCACCGGCCGCcggccgccccgccccgcccgccccgccccgAGCCTCTCTGGACTCTCGGCGAGCAACGTCGCCCGCGGAGCCGCGCTGGTGCTGTGGCCCGGGCCCTGGCAGCCCTCCCGGGAGGCGAGCCGGGAAGGCGGTGTCCCCTGCCGGGGGCAGCGGGGCGCGGGAAGAGGCGGGACTCTTTGACGCGGCGGAGGGGTCGGGCGGCTCCCGACGCGCCGCCATCTTTGGTCCAGTGCGGTGGCGGCGGTGGCGGTGGCTACTGCTGcggtgaaggaggaggaggagccgaGCGGGCGCTGCCACCGAGGCCTGACCATGGACGAGGAATACGATGTAATCGTGCTGGGGACCGGCCTCACCGTAAGTGCGGCCCCGGGCGCCCTTGGCCCTGCGTCGTGCCCTCGCCATTCCCTGCGATGATGCGGCCGCCGGCCCATCCTCCGGTCACTGCCATCTTCTGCGCTCGGCTCCCCGAAAAGCCGGCGCCGTGCCCACCCCGCTGCTCCCCCCACGATGTCGCCTCTGTTCGTTGCCATGACCCCATCTCCCCGAAGGGGCCCCCTTCCTGGCCGCCCCCTGGGCTACCCGGGTCGGACCCCCGGCGCTCTCCCATCTTCCCTACCTCTGCCCTCTGGACCGGAAAACGCACCCCCACTCGGCCCGATGCCCCCGACCCCGCCCACCCATCGCCCCCACCCCGCCCACCCATCGCCGCCACCCATCACGGCATCCACCCATCGCCCGCACCCATCGCCCGCCTAGCGTTGCCTCCCAGCGTTGCCTCCCAGCGTCCCTTCCCATCTTGCGCTAATCCCTGTGAGGATGAAGTACCAGGACCTGGGGTCAGGGGGCCTCGCCAGGGTGGGCCCTCAGCCCGCCTCCTCGTCGTCTTCTCGGGCCGGGGGATCCAGGGAATGTTCCAGAAGGAGCAGCAGTGGGGGCAGTAAGCACATTCCCACAACCCCATCTCGGTTGCCCATGGAGACCTCAGGCTGAGTAGCATCTGCAGCCTTTGTCCTTGGGCTAGTGACAGTGACTGGTGAGGGTGTTTATCTTCCCCCTTTCCCTNNNNNNNNNNNNNNNNNNNNNNNNNNNNNNNNNNNNNNNNNNNNNNNNNNNNNNNNNNNNNNNNNNNNNNNNNNNNNNNNNNNNNNNNNNNNNNNNNNNNGGGTGGGGCCTACAATTTCAAGGACTGCTAAGCCTTTCTTTGCTTCCCTTTGGAGTGTCCTTCGCAGTCCAGCTGGGTCCCCTCTGTGCCTCATTGTATTTTATCCACCTTTTTGTGCGGCTCTGCGTAGGTAGATGCCTCTCGGCGTGTTGGTACTGGAAGGCCATCCTGTGTCTGTTGGATGCCCTGCCTCCCTCAAAGCCTCCGTTATTTCACTGTCTGCCTTGTGAGGGGGACGAGTCTCCTTTACCCAGCAAGGTTGCAATGGAGAGTGAGGTTGGATGAAGCCATCACCCCAATTTTAGGCGAGGCAACTAGctggtgggggtggtgggtggaAGGAGCTGTCCACTGAggcagatttgggtggggaacaAATCAGGGCTGCTGGTAGGAGCAGAGGCAGGTGGGAGTGCAGCGGATCGTGTGGCCCTCCCCCAGGAATGCATCCTGTCGGGCATCATGTCTGTGAACGGGAAGAAGGTGCTGCACATGGACCGGAACCCCTACTACGGGGGCGAGAGCTCCTCCATCACACCCCTGGAGGAGGTGAGGCTGCCTGGGCCCAGGCCCATCCCTGTTAACCTCCCACATAGCGGCACAGGGTAGAAGTAGCTCTCCAGGTGCCTGGAGCAGAAGGAGGTGGTCCCTCAAgtgtctctctttcccttctgctTACAGCTGTATAAGCGTTTTCAGTTGCTGGAGGGGCCCCCTGAGTCGATGGGCCGAGGCCGAGACTGGAACGTTGACCTGATTCCCAAATTCCTCATGGCTAATGGTGAGGGACAGG
Proteins encoded in this window:
- the ATP6AP1 gene encoding V-type proton ATPase subunit S1, whose protein sequence is MMAATATAPVRMGQRCAQALWRMPCLPVFLSLAAAAAAAAAAAAEQQVPLVLWSSDRDLWAPADTHEGHITSDLQLSAYLDPALELGPRNVLLFLQDKLSIEDFTAYGGVFGNKQDSAFSNLENALDLAPSSLVLPAVDWYAVSTLTTYLQEKLRASPLHVDLATLRELKLNASLPALLLIRLPYTASSGLMAPREVLTGNDEVIGQVLSTLKSEDVPYTAALTAVRPSRVARDVAVVAEGLGRQLLQKQPISPVIHPPVSYNDTAPRILFWAQNFSVAYKDQWEDLTPLTFGVQELNLTGSFWNDSFARLSLTYERLFGTTVTFKFILANRLYPVSARHWFTMERLEVHSNGSVAYFNASQVTGPSIYSFHCEYVSSLSKKGSLLVARTQPSPWQMMLQDFQIQAFNVMGEQFSYASDCASFFSPGIWMGLLTSLFMLFIFTYGLHMILSLKTMDRFDDHKGPTISLTQIV